Proteins encoded together in one Quercus lobata isolate SW786 chromosome 3, ValleyOak3.0 Primary Assembly, whole genome shotgun sequence window:
- the LOC115979687 gene encoding eukaryotic peptide chain release factor subunit 1-3-like encodes MFDPRLQAKILKVVDVSYGGETGFNQAIELSSDILSNVKFIQEKRLIGKYFEEISLDTGKYVVGVDDTLKALEMGAVKILIVWENLDINRYVLKNSTTSEIIIKHLNKEQEADQSNFRAPVGSAELEVQENMPLLEWFATEYKKFGCTLEIVTNKSQEGSQFCRGFGGIGGILRYQLDIRSFDEFSDDGEVYDDSEDDGELCDDSELESINSFPMLTQENGAKRTAPVQEIEETPKEIN; translated from the coding sequence ATGTTTGATCCCCGTCTTCAAGCCAAAATATTAAAAGTGGTAGATGTCTCTTATGGAGGGGAGACTGGTTTCAATCAGGCCATCGAGCTGTCCTCGGATATCCTGTCCAATGTGAAATTTATTCAAGAGAAGCGCTTGATAGGCAAATACTTCGAGGAGATTAGCCTGGACACTGGGAAATATGTTGTTGGTGTAGATGATACACTGAAAGCTTTAGAGATGGGTGCTGTTAAGATACTTATTGTATGGGAAAATCTGGATATTAATAGGTATGTGTTGAAGAATAGCACTACTAGTGAGATTATCATAAAGCACTTGAATAAGGAGCAAGAGGCTGATCAAAGTAATTTCCGTGCTCCTGTTGGCTCTGCTGAATTAGAGGTGCAGGAAAATATGCCTCTTCTGGAGTGGTTTGCTACTGAATACAAGAAGTTTGGTTGCACACTTGAAATTGTCACCAACAAATCTCAAGAAGGATCCCAGTTCTGCAGAGGTTTTGGTGGGATTGGGGGAATACTCCGCTATCAGCTTGATATAAGATCATTTGATGAGTTTTCTGATGATGGTGAAGTTTATGATGATTCTGAGGATGATGGTGAACTTTGTGATGATTCTGAATTGGAATCAATCAACAGTTTCCCAATGCTGACCCAGGAGAATGGGGCAAAAAGGACTGCACCAGTGCAGGAGATCGAGGAAACACCGAAGGAGATTAATTAA
- the LOC115981109 gene encoding eukaryotic peptide chain release factor subunit 1-1-like — MADGQEADKNIEMWKFKKLINDLEAARGNGTSMISLIMPPRDQISRVTKLLGDEFSTASNIKSRVNKQSVLGAIKSAQQRLKLYNKVPPNGLVLYTGTIVTEDGKEKKVTIDFEPFRPINTSLYLCDNKFHTEVLNELLESDEKFGFIVMEGKGTLIGTLSGNTREILHKVSVDLPKKHGRGGQSA; from the coding sequence ATGGCAGATGGACAAGAAGCTGATAAGAACATTGAGATGTGGAAGTTCAAGAAATTGATCAACGATCTCGAAGCTGCTAGAGGCAATGGTACAAGTATGATTTCTCTAATCATGCCTCCGCGTGATCAAATATCCCGGGTTACCAAGTTGTTGGGGGATGAGTTTAGTACTGCCTCAAACATTAAAAGTAGGGTAAATAAACAATCTGTGCTTGGGGCAATTAAATCTGCACAGCAAAGGCTTAAACTTTACAACAAAGTTCCTCCCAATGGGCTTGTGCTCTACACGGGTACAATTGTAACTGAGGATGGGAAGGAAAAGAAGGTCACAATCGATTTTGAGCCGTTCAGGCCAATCAATACATCTCTTTACCTTTGTGACAACAAGTTTCATACTGAAGTGCTGAATGAGCTTTTAGAATCTGATGAAAAGTTTGGTTTTATTGTCATGGAAGGTAAAGGGACCCTTATTGGGACTTTGAGTGGTAATACCAGAGAGATTCTTCATAAAGTTAGTGTTGACCTTCCGAAGAAACATGGAAGAGGAGGGCAATCAGCCTGA